CAGTAAGAAAGCTTTTGGCTCACAATCAATCGTTTGTTGTTATAGAAAAGAATAAGGAGGTGGAGGAGCGTTTGCGATTTGATGATGTACCCTATGTAATAGGTAATGCTAATGAGGATGAAATACTTATGCTTGCTGGAGTAGATAGAGCGTCTAATTTTATTTCTGCACTGCCCAATGACGCCGATAATTTATTCGTAGTACTTTCTGCGAGACAGATTAATAGGGATATAAATATTATTAGTCGTGCGTCAAACGAATCATCTTATGATAAGCTTAAATTTGCAGGTGCCAATAATGTTATTTTGCCAGATAAAATAGGAGGCGATCACATGGCATCTTTAGTTGTTGTTCCTGGTTTAATGGAATTTATTGATAATTTATCTATTGTTGGTAAATCTAATATTAATATAGAGGAAGTTGCTGTAGAGAAGTTATATAGCAAGCAAGCAATAAAAACTATAAAAGATTTAGATCTTCGGAAGAAAACAGGGTGTACAGTTATTGGTTATAAAGATGAAAATGGAGAATATATCGTAAATCCAGAAGCAGAATTAGAGTTGGCTGTCAATTCTAAAATTATTGTTTTAGGAAGACCAGAACAAATAGATGCTCTTAATTCTGAATATAATATAGAATAAGGTTAACGTGTTTTTTAACAATAGAAGTTTTAAAAAACAGTTTTTTTTTAGCATCTTGCCGTCTTTTAATAAGAATCTTTCAATAGAATTAACTAAAAACATTCCTTTATGAAGAAATATCTTCTTTCAATATTTACATTAATACTTCCATTTTTAACATTTGCACAAGAAACTTCTATAGAAGAAGATATAGAAGCCAAATTTGAACCATTTTCAAAATTTGTCAGTAGCATTGTTTTTTATCCGATTACTATTGTTGGTAAAGACGTTCCTATTGTGCTGATTGTTCTTTTATTAGGAGCTTTATTTTTTACACTATATTTTAAGTTTGCCAATATAGCCTTAATTAGAGTTGCCATTAATGCAACAAATGGAAAGTATGATAAGGTAGATCATCATAGTGTGGATATTGCTGCGGGAGATCCGACACCTGGTGGAGATGTTTTTGAGAGTCCTCAAGCTGAGGGTGTTATAGGAGAGGTTACTCATTTTCAAGCATTAACAGCTGCGCTTTCAGCAACAGTTGGTTTAGGAAATATAGCAGGTGTTGCTGTAGCTATTGCTATTGGAGGACCTGGAGCGACGATTTGGATGATTTTAGCAGGTTTTTTAGGAATGTCGACTAAATTAGTTGAAGCTACTCTAGGTGTTAAATATAGAGAGGTTGGTGAAGATGGTAAAATCTATGGCGGCCCTATGTATTATTTAAAAAAGGGATTAAAAGAAAAAAACCTTGGTGGCTTAGGGAAAGTTTTAGCAGGAATGTTTGCTGTTTTTGTTGTTGGGGGTTCTTTTGGAGGTGGAAATATGTTTCAAGCAAATCAAGCCGCCGCACAGTTTAATCTGTTATTTGGCATGGATGAAGGTTTTTTATTCGGAGTTTTAATGGCTTTTTTAGTAGCTGTAGTTATTATAGGTGGTATAAAAAGAATAGGACGTGTTACTGAAAAAATAGTGCCTTTTATGGGGATTATGTATGTAGGAGCTGCTTTGATAATTATATTTATGAATGTTACTGCCATTCCTGAGGCTATTGGGCAAATTTGGAATGGAGCATTTGAAAATAATTCCTTGTTAGGAGGTTTTGTAGGTGTTATGATTGTTGGGTTTCAACGTGCTGCTTTTTCTAATGAAGCAGGAGTTGGATCGGCATCTATTGCTCACGCAGCTGTAAAAACTAAGTTCCCTGCTAGTGAAGGTATTGTTGCTTCTATTGGTCCTTTTGTCGATACTGTTATTATTTGTACCATGACTGCTTTAGTGATTATTATAACTAATATTAAAAGTAATCTATTTAACTATGCAAATTTAGAGGGTAGTAATGTTATTATGAATGGCTCAGGGGAACGTCTAGGTGGAGTTGATTTAACTTCGGTAGCATTTGATTCTGCTATTCCTAATTTTTCAATTTTATTAACAATTGCTGTTATTCTATTTGCGTTCTCAACAATGCTTTCTTGGTCATATTATGGTATTCAAGGTTGGAAATATTTATTTGGAAAAGGAAAAACAGCAGACTTAGTCTATAAGTTTTTGTTTTTAGGTTTTGTAATTGTAGGAGCCTCTTCAAGTTTAAACTCTGTTATAGATTTTTCAGATGCCATGATTTTTGCAATGGTGTTTCCAAATGTTATAGGACTGTTATTGTTAGCTCCTAAGGTTAAGATAGAATTAAAAAGATATTTAACAGCGATAGGACATAAAAAAGATAAGTAAAATATAAACATTAAAAATTTATAATATGAAATCCCATTTCACGTTTTCTAAAGAACAGCGAAGTGGGATTTTTTTATTAGTACTTCTTATTGTTTTATTACAATGTATTTATTTCTTTATAGATTTTTCGTCAGAAGATGTTCAGGTAAATAAAGAAGAGTTAGCAGAGTATATTAAAGAAATTGATTCTCTTAAATTAGTCCATATTGAAACTTCCAAGATTCAGATTTATCCTTTTAATCCAAATTATATAACAGATTACAAAGGCGCTAATTTAGGAATGAGTAATACAGAAATTGATAGATTATTAGCATTTAGAAAACAAAACAGGTGGATTAATTCTGAAAAGCAATTTCAAGAAGTTACAAAAATATCGGACTCTCTTTTAAGTGTAATTTCTCCATTTTTTAAATTTCCAGATTGGGTAACAAATCCTAAACAAAAAGCTAATACAACTTATGGTTATAATAATAAGCCTAAAACTTATAATGAGAAACAAGACCTGAATACAGCTACAGCTCAGCAATTTCAAAAAGTAAATGGTATAGGTAAAATCCTTTCCGAGCGTATTGTAAAATTTAGAAACAAATTTGCAGGTGGTTTTATATCAGATATTCAACTTCAGGATGTGTATGGGTTAACACCAGAAGTTATTGAGAAGCTCACAAATCAGTTTACAGTTAAAACGCCAAAAGCTATTGAAAAAATTATTTTAAACTCTGCTACTATAGATAATTTGGTTACAATTCCACATATCGATTACGATTTAGCACATGGTATTATAGAGGAACGTCTATTAAGAGAAGATTATAAATCGTTAGATGAGTTAACAAAAGTTAAAGACTTTCCTATAAATAAAATCGAGATAATTAAATTATATTTGTCACTTGATTGAAAAAGAAAATTAGATGAATAGTATGTACTTCACTGAAGAGCATAATCTTTTTAGAAAAAGTCTTCAAGATTTTTTAAAAAAAGAAGTGGTTCCAAATATTGAAACTTGGGAAAAAACAGGGAAAATTGACCGATTTATTTGGAAAAAGTTTGGCGACATGGGTTTTTTTGGAATTAATTATCCAGAGGCTTACGGAGGTTTAAATTTAGATTTATTTTATACTATTATTTTACAGGAAGAACTTCAAAAAATAAATTCTGGAGGTTTTGCTGCTGCTATTTGGGCGCATGTGTATTTAGCAATGACGCATCTTAATGCAGAAGGCGATGAAGATATCAAGCAAAAATATTTGGTGCCAAGTATTGCAGGAGATAAAATAGGATGTTTGTGTATAACAGAACCCTCTGGTGGAAGTGATGTGGCTGGTATGCGAACAACAGCAATTAAGGAAGGAGATTATTATGTAGTAAATGGTTCTAAAACATTTATTACTAATGGTATTTATAGTGATTATTTAGTTGTAGCTGCTAAAACAAGTCCAGAACTAGGTAATAAGGGAATGAGTATTTTTGTTGTTGATAGAGATACAGTAGGTATTTCGGCAACAAAATTAGATAAGTTAGGTTGGAGAGCATCAGATACAGCTGAAATTGCGTTTGATAATGTAAAAATTCCCGCTAGTAATTTGTTAGGCGAAGAGAATCAAGGTTTTGCTTATATTATGCAGCATTTTTCTTTAGAGAGATTGGTTATGGGGGTTAATGCACATGCCAGAGCAGAATATGCTTTAGAGTATGCACTAAATTATATGTCTGAGCGTACAACTTTTGGTAAAGCATTAGATACATACCAAGCATTACGACATAAGTTTGTAGATTTATATGCAGACATGGAGATATGTAAAGAGTATAATTATTCTGTTACTAATAGATTGAATAAAGGCGAATATGTAGTTAAAGAGGCTACCATATCTAAGCTAAAATCAACTAAAATGGCAGATGAGGTTATTTACGAATGTATGCAGTTTTTAGGAGGCTATGGTTATATGGAAGAATATCCTATGGCAAGGCTATTAAGAGACAGTAGGTTAGGACCTATTGGAGGTGGGACATCTGAAATATTGCGCGAAATATTATCGAAAATGATAATAGATAAAAAAGAATATAAGCCAGCAACTTAAATAATTTTTAATTCAGAATTTGAAATTCAAAAATATTTATATATTTGCAGCCTGAAAAATTTAAAAGAGAGGAGGTTAAGGCACTATGTTAATAATACCAATAAAAGAAGGAGAAAATATAGATAGAGCGCTAAAGCGTTTTAAAAGAAAGTTTGATAGAACTCAAACTAAACGTCAACTTCAAACTCGTAAGCAATTTACTAAGCCTTCTGTATTGCGTAGAGCGCAAATACAAAAAGCACAATATGTACAAGGTTTAAGAGATGCAGAAAATATTTAATCTGTTCTTTAAAAGATGATATTTAAATCCCGCTTTAAGCGGGATTTTTTTTGTTTAAAAGTTTACAGTTACTTATATATGGGTTTTAAGTTGTAGTATTAACTTTAATCTTTTAACTTTAAACTTTCAACTTAATATTTATATGTTTTTTAAATCATTTACAGATTATTTGTTGCTTGAAAAAAACTATTCGACATTAACGGTAAATGCTTATCAAAATGATTTAGAAAATTTTTTAGAGTTTATTAAAAGTGAATATGAAATAAGTTCTATTAATAATGTTAATTATTCTCAAATCCGAAGTTGGATAGTTTCTTTGGTTGAAAGCGGATTAACAAATAGAAGTATTAACAGAAAAATATCTGCACTCAACACCTATTATAAATTTCTTTTAAAAGTAGGAGATGTAGATGTCAATCCTCTAGCCAAACACAAAGCATTAAAAACGAATAAAAAAATTCAAGTCCCATTTTCAGAAAAAGAAATTGCAATGGTTTTAGACGATTTGCATTTCGAAAAAGATTTTGAAGGCATTCGTGATAAATTAATTATTGAATTATTCTATTCTACAGGGATAAGAAGAATTGAGCTCGTAGAGTTGAAATTAACAAGTTTTAGTTTTGATAATAAAACGTTAAAAGTATTAGGTAAAAGAAATAAAGAACGTATTGTACCGTTATTAGAAACAGTGTTGCGAACATTGCGAAAGTATATCAAAGCAAGGAGTGAATTAGTCGATGTTTTAGATGTTGATTATTTATTTTTAACAAAAAAAGGAGTTAAAATATATGAAACACTTGTATACAGAATAATAAATGATTATTTTAGTTTAGCATCTTCAAAAGTGAAAAAGAGTCCGCATATACTAAGGCATTCTTTTGCAACACATTTGTTAAACCAAGGTGCCGATTTAAATGCTGTTAAAGAACTTCTAGGGCATTCAAGTTTAGCAGCTACACAAGTGTATACGCATAATAGTATATCAGAACTAAAAAAGGTTCATGTAAATACACATCCTAGAAGTAAAAAATAGAAGTATAAAAATTATTGTCTAACCAAAACAAACGAGTATGAAAGTAAACACGCAATCAGTTAATTTCAATGCAGATCAAAAATTGATAGATTTTATTCAAAAACGTATGGATAAATTAGATTTGTTTTATGATAAAGTCATTAAATCAGATGTTTATTTAAAAGTAGAGAACACAAGTGATAAGGAAAATAAAATTTTTGAAGCAAGAGTTAGTGTACCTGGAGATAGTTTAGTTGTAAAAAAACAATGTAAAAGCTTTGAAGAGGGTGCAGATATGGCAGTTTCATCACTGGAAAGGCAGTTAAAAAAACGAAAAGAAAAATTAAGAACATATTTATGATAAAATTTATCAAAAAATGTTTTGAATAAATAAATAAATCTATACATTTGCAGTCCGTTAGAAATAGCGGGCTTTTTTATGTATTAAAAACATAGAAAAAACGCCGATGTAGCTCAGCTGGCTAGAGCAGCTGATTTGTAATCAGCAGGTCGTGGGTTCGAGTCCCTCCATCGGCTCAAGTTCTTTAAAAGAGTGAAATAATAAGTTTAATTGGGGAGATACTCAAGCGGCCAACGAGGGCAGACTGTAAATCTGCTGACTACGTCTTCGCAGGTTCGAATCCTGCTCTCCCCACTTTTTAAACTTTGGAATTAAATAATTGCGAGAGTAGCTCAGTTGGTAGAGCGTCAGCCTTCCAAGCTGAATGTCGCCGGTTCGAACCCGGTCTCTCGCTCTAATATTTAAGCCGGTGTAGCTCAGGGGTAGAGCGTTTCCTTGGTAAGGAAGAGGTCACGGGTTCAATTCCCGTCATTGGCTCTATTATATTGAACATAAATATAGAATACACTAATATTATTATATAACTAAGATTAAAATTATTTTAAAAACATGGCAAAGGCAACTTTCGATCGTTCAAAACCACACTTAAATATTGGTACAATTGGACACGTAGATCACGGTAAAACAACTTTAACTGCTGCTATTACTAAAGTATTAGCTGATGCAGGTTTATCAGAAGCAAGATCATTTGATCAAATTGATAACGCTCCTGAAGAAAAAGAAAGAGGTATAACAATTAATACATCTCACGTAGAGTACCAAACAGCTAACCGTCACTACGCTCACGTTGACTGTCCAGGTCACGCCGATTACGTAAAGAATATGGTTACTGGTGCTGCTCAAATGGATGGTGCTATTTTAGTAGTAGCTGCAACAGATGGTCCTATGCCACAAACTCGTGAGCATATCTTATTAGGTCGTCAGGTAGGTATTCCTCGTATTGTTGTATTCATGAATAAAGTGGATATGGTTGATGATGAAGAGTTACTAGAATTAGTAGATATGGAAATTAGAGATTTATTATCTTTCTATGAGTACGATGGAGATAATGGACCTGTAATTGCTGGATCTGCTTTAGGAGCACTTAATGGTGAGCAAAAGTGGGTTGATACAGTAATGGAATTAATGGCTGCTTGTGATGAGTGGATTGAAGAGCCTTTAAGAGAGATTGATAAAGATTTCTTAATGCCTGTAGAAGATGTATTCTCTATTACTGGTCGTGGTACTGTTGCTACTGGTCGTATTGAAACTGGTATTGCTAAAACAGGTGATCCTGTAGAGATTATTGGTATGGGTGCTGAGAAATTAACATCTACTATTACTGGTATCGAAATGTTCCGTCAAATATTAGATAGAGGTGAAGCTGGAGATAATGCAGGTATCTTATTAAGAGGTGTTGAAAAATCTCAAATCTCTAGAGGTATGGTAATTGTTAAGCCAGGTTCTGTAACTCCTCATGCTAAATTTAAAGCTGAGGTTTATATCCTTAAAAAAGAAGAAGGTGGACGTCACACTCCATTCCATAATAACTACCGTCCACAGTTCTACGTTCGTACAACTGACGTAACTGGAAACATCGCGCTTCCTGATGGAGTTGAAATGGTAATGCCTGGAGATAACCTTACTATTACAGTTGAGCTTATTCAAAAAATTGCAATGAATGTAGGTTTACGTTTTGCTATCCGTGAAGGAGGTAGAACTGTAGGTGCAGGTCAGGTAACTGAAATTTTAGACTAAATTATAGTTTAATAAGTATAGAGTTAAGGTATTTCGTTTTCTCGGAATACCTTGACTTATGTTTACGGGTTTAGCTCAGTTGGTAGAGCACTGGTCTCCAAAACCAGGTGTCGGGAGTTCGAGTCTCTCAACCCGTGCTTAAGTAGTAAGTAATTTTAAAAGGTTGCTTTCAATAATAAAGATTAAAGTTTTGCTTAATTCAATAATTTGTTTCAATTGCAATTTAAAGACAAAGTTTTAATTCATTCAAAATAATAATAAATGGCTGGATTTGTAAATTACATAAAAGAATCATTTGGTGAACTTAAAAATAATGTAAGTTGGCCATCATGGGCTGAGGCACAAAGTTTAACTGTTTTAGTCGCTGTATTTTCAATTATATTTTCCTTAGCAATTTGGGGTGTTGATACAGTATTTAGCGAGGTTATATCATTTTACTTTGAATGGATTAACGGTTAAAATAAAATTTTATGTCTGAAGTAGGTGAAAAAAAATGGTATGTTGTTAGAGCTGTAAGTGGTCAGGAAAACAAAATCAAGACGTACATCGAGAATGAAATAGCTCGTTTAGGTCTTCAAGATTATGTTGATCAAGTATTAGTTCCAACAGAAAGAGTAATACAAATTCGTAACGGAAAAAAAATTCATAAAGAAAAAGTTTTTTTTCCAGGTTATATAATGGTTCAAGCTAATTTAACTGGAGAAGTACCTCATATTATAAGATCGGTAACCAATGTTATTGGTTTTTTAGGTGAAACTAAAGGAGGTGATCCTGTGCCGTTAAGACAATCTGAAGTAAACAGAATGTTAGGTAAAGTTGATGAGTTGTCGGTTGAAGAAAGTGCTAATGTTGCAATTCCTTTTACTAAAGGAGAAACTGTAAAAGTTATTGATGGTCCATTCAATGGATTTGATGGAACTATTGAGAAAATAAATGAAGAAAAGCGTAAGCTTGAAGTAATGGTAAAGATATTTGGAAGAAAAACACCATTAGAGTTAAGTTATATGCAAGTAGAAAAAGTATAATAGTGTTACATTAAGATAGATGAATCTTTCGCTTCCAAGGAGAGATATCATCGAAAAATTAAATTATTAAAAATGGCAAAAGAATTAGGTAAAGTAGTTAAGTTACAAGTTCGGGGAGGTGCTGCGAATCCATCGCCACCGGTTGGACCCGCTTTAGGAGCTGCAGGTGTTAACATCATGGAGTTCTGTAAGCAATTCAATGCCAGAACCCAAGATAAACCAGGTAAAGTATTACCAGTGGTTATATCTGTTTACAAAGACAAATCATTTGACTTTGTAATCAAAACTCCTCCAGCAGCAGTTCAATTATTAGAAATTGCAAAGTTGAAGAAGGGTTCTGGAGAGCCAAACCGAAAAAAAGTAGCTAAAGTTTCGTGGGATCAGATTAAAACCATCGCTGAAGACAAAATGGTAGATTTAAATGCATTTACTATAGAATCTGCAATGAAAATGGTAGCTGGTACTGCAAGATCAATGGGTATAACCGTAACAGGGCAATTCCCTAATTAATCTATAAAAGACATTTAAAATGGCAAGATTAACAAAAAAGCAAAAGGAAGCTGCAGCGAAAATAGAAAAAGGAAGAGTTTACTCTTTAGAAGAAGCATCTTCATTAGTAAAAGAAATTACCAATACAAAATTTGATGCATCTGTAGATATCGCTGTACGTTTAGGAGTAGATCCACGTAAAGCAAATCAGATGGTAAGAGGTGTTGTTTCACTTCCTCATGGTACTGGTAAAGACATGAAAGTATTAGCATTAGTAACACCAGATAAAGAAGCCGAAGCTAAAGAAGCTGGAGCTGATTATGTAGGTTTAGACGAATATCTTGATAAAATCAAGAGTGGTTGGACAGACGTTGATGTTATTATTACTATGCCAAGTGTAATGGGTAAATTAGGTCCTTTAGGACGTGTATTAGGTCCTCGTGGTTTAATGCCTAACCCAAAAACAGGTACAGTAACAATGGATGTTGCTAAAGCTGTAACAGAAGTTAAAGCTGGTAAAATTGACTTTAAAGTTGATAAAACTGGTATTGTACACGCTGCTATAGGAAAAGCATCATTTAGTGCTGATAAAATTGCAGGTAATGCAAATGAATTATTAACAACATTAATGAAACTAAAACCGACAACTGCAAAAGGTGTTTACGTAAAAAGCATATTTATGTCTTCTACAATGAGCCCAAGTATTGCTGTTGATCCTAAAATTGGTTAATTAAGTTAAAACTTTTATTATGACAAGAGAAGAAAAATCATTAGTAATTGAGGAGTTAACTGCAGAATTAGCTAATAATGCAAATATCTATTTAGCTGATATTTCAGGGTTAAATGCAGGAACTACCTCAGATTTACGTCGTGCTTGTTACAAAGCAAACGTAAAATTAGCAGTTGTAAAAAATACATTACTTGAAAAAGCAATGGAAGCATCAGACAGAGAGTTTGGAGATCTTCCATCAGTTTTAAAAGGAAATACATCAGTGATGTATTCTGAAACAGGTAACGTGCCAGCGAAGTTAATAAAAACTTTCCGTAAAAAATCAGACAAACCTTTATTAAAAGGAGCGTTTATTGAGGAATCGGTTTATATTGGCGATGATCAATTAGAC
The nucleotide sequence above comes from Flavobacteriaceae bacterium HL-DH10. Encoded proteins:
- a CDS encoding potassium channel protein, translated to MNNPLIRFFRTKIYTAVFLLVFILAIGIVGYRIISDYSWVDSIYMTVITITTVGFGEVVPLDDQSKIFTIFLILASVVIVGYALSTITEYILSKDHIEELKYKKMQKKIDSFKNHVVVCGYGRNGKQTVRKLLAHNQSFVVIEKNKEVEERLRFDDVPYVIGNANEDEILMLAGVDRASNFISALPNDADNLFVVLSARQINRDINIISRASNESSYDKLKFAGANNVILPDKIGGDHMASLVVVPGLMEFIDNLSIVGKSNINIEEVAVEKLYSKQAIKTIKDLDLRKKTGCTVIGYKDENGEYIVNPEAELELAVNSKIIVLGRPEQIDALNSEYNIE
- a CDS encoding alanine/glycine:cation symporter family protein, with the protein product MKKYLLSIFTLILPFLTFAQETSIEEDIEAKFEPFSKFVSSIVFYPITIVGKDVPIVLIVLLLGALFFTLYFKFANIALIRVAINATNGKYDKVDHHSVDIAAGDPTPGGDVFESPQAEGVIGEVTHFQALTAALSATVGLGNIAGVAVAIAIGGPGATIWMILAGFLGMSTKLVEATLGVKYREVGEDGKIYGGPMYYLKKGLKEKNLGGLGKVLAGMFAVFVVGGSFGGGNMFQANQAAAQFNLLFGMDEGFLFGVLMAFLVAVVIIGGIKRIGRVTEKIVPFMGIMYVGAALIIIFMNVTAIPEAIGQIWNGAFENNSLLGGFVGVMIVGFQRAAFSNEAGVGSASIAHAAVKTKFPASEGIVASIGPFVDTVIICTMTALVIIITNIKSNLFNYANLEGSNVIMNGSGERLGGVDLTSVAFDSAIPNFSILLTIAVILFAFSTMLSWSYYGIQGWKYLFGKGKTADLVYKFLFLGFVIVGASSSLNSVIDFSDAMIFAMVFPNVIGLLLLAPKVKIELKRYLTAIGHKKDK
- a CDS encoding helix-hairpin-helix domain-containing protein, with translation MKSHFTFSKEQRSGIFLLVLLIVLLQCIYFFIDFSSEDVQVNKEELAEYIKEIDSLKLVHIETSKIQIYPFNPNYITDYKGANLGMSNTEIDRLLAFRKQNRWINSEKQFQEVTKISDSLLSVISPFFKFPDWVTNPKQKANTTYGYNNKPKTYNEKQDLNTATAQQFQKVNGIGKILSERIVKFRNKFAGGFISDIQLQDVYGLTPEVIEKLTNQFTVKTPKAIEKIILNSATIDNLVTIPHIDYDLAHGIIEERLLREDYKSLDELTKVKDFPINKIEIIKLYLSLD
- a CDS encoding acyl-CoA dehydrogenase family protein, with amino-acid sequence MNSMYFTEEHNLFRKSLQDFLKKEVVPNIETWEKTGKIDRFIWKKFGDMGFFGINYPEAYGGLNLDLFYTIILQEELQKINSGGFAAAIWAHVYLAMTHLNAEGDEDIKQKYLVPSIAGDKIGCLCITEPSGGSDVAGMRTTAIKEGDYYVVNGSKTFITNGIYSDYLVVAAKTSPELGNKGMSIFVVDRDTVGISATKLDKLGWRASDTAEIAFDNVKIPASNLLGEENQGFAYIMQHFSLERLVMGVNAHARAEYALEYALNYMSERTTFGKALDTYQALRHKFVDLYADMEICKEYNYSVTNRLNKGEYVVKEATISKLKSTKMADEVIYECMQFLGGYGYMEEYPMARLLRDSRLGPIGGGTSEILREILSKMIIDKKEYKPAT
- the rpsU gene encoding 30S ribosomal protein S21 produces the protein MLIIPIKEGENIDRALKRFKRKFDRTQTKRQLQTRKQFTKPSVLRRAQIQKAQYVQGLRDAENI
- a CDS encoding tyrosine-type recombinase/integrase produces the protein MFFKSFTDYLLLEKNYSTLTVNAYQNDLENFLEFIKSEYEISSINNVNYSQIRSWIVSLVESGLTNRSINRKISALNTYYKFLLKVGDVDVNPLAKHKALKTNKKIQVPFSEKEIAMVLDDLHFEKDFEGIRDKLIIELFYSTGIRRIELVELKLTSFSFDNKTLKVLGKRNKERIVPLLETVLRTLRKYIKARSELVDVLDVDYLFLTKKGVKIYETLVYRIINDYFSLASSKVKKSPHILRHSFATHLLNQGADLNAVKELLGHSSLAATQVYTHNSISELKKVHVNTHPRSKK
- the raiA gene encoding ribosome-associated translation inhibitor RaiA; protein product: MKVNTQSVNFNADQKLIDFIQKRMDKLDLFYDKVIKSDVYLKVENTSDKENKIFEARVSVPGDSLVVKKQCKSFEEGADMAVSSLERQLKKRKEKLRTYL
- the tuf gene encoding elongation factor Tu, yielding MAKATFDRSKPHLNIGTIGHVDHGKTTLTAAITKVLADAGLSEARSFDQIDNAPEEKERGITINTSHVEYQTANRHYAHVDCPGHADYVKNMVTGAAQMDGAILVVAATDGPMPQTREHILLGRQVGIPRIVVFMNKVDMVDDEELLELVDMEIRDLLSFYEYDGDNGPVIAGSALGALNGEQKWVDTVMELMAACDEWIEEPLREIDKDFLMPVEDVFSITGRGTVATGRIETGIAKTGDPVEIIGMGAEKLTSTITGIEMFRQILDRGEAGDNAGILLRGVEKSQISRGMVIVKPGSVTPHAKFKAEVYILKKEEGGRHTPFHNNYRPQFYVRTTDVTGNIALPDGVEMVMPGDNLTITVELIQKIAMNVGLRFAIREGGRTVGAGQVTEILD
- the secE gene encoding preprotein translocase subunit SecE produces the protein MAGFVNYIKESFGELKNNVSWPSWAEAQSLTVLVAVFSIIFSLAIWGVDTVFSEVISFYFEWING
- the nusG gene encoding transcription termination/antitermination protein NusG, with translation MSEVGEKKWYVVRAVSGQENKIKTYIENEIARLGLQDYVDQVLVPTERVIQIRNGKKIHKEKVFFPGYIMVQANLTGEVPHIIRSVTNVIGFLGETKGGDPVPLRQSEVNRMLGKVDELSVEESANVAIPFTKGETVKVIDGPFNGFDGTIEKINEEKRKLEVMVKIFGRKTPLELSYMQVEKV
- the rplK gene encoding 50S ribosomal protein L11; the encoded protein is MAKELGKVVKLQVRGGAANPSPPVGPALGAAGVNIMEFCKQFNARTQDKPGKVLPVVISVYKDKSFDFVIKTPPAAVQLLEIAKLKKGSGEPNRKKVAKVSWDQIKTIAEDKMVDLNAFTIESAMKMVAGTARSMGITVTGQFPN
- the rplA gene encoding 50S ribosomal protein L1 produces the protein MARLTKKQKEAAAKIEKGRVYSLEEASSLVKEITNTKFDASVDIAVRLGVDPRKANQMVRGVVSLPHGTGKDMKVLALVTPDKEAEAKEAGADYVGLDEYLDKIKSGWTDVDVIITMPSVMGKLGPLGRVLGPRGLMPNPKTGTVTMDVAKAVTEVKAGKIDFKVDKTGIVHAAIGKASFSADKIAGNANELLTTLMKLKPTTAKGVYVKSIFMSSTMSPSIAVDPKIG
- the rplJ gene encoding 50S ribosomal protein L10 — protein: MTREEKSLVIEELTAELANNANIYLADISGLNAGTTSDLRRACYKANVKLAVVKNTLLEKAMEASDREFGDLPSVLKGNTSVMYSETGNVPAKLIKTFRKKSDKPLLKGAFIEESVYIGDDQLDMLVDIKSKEELIGEIVGLLQSPAKNVISALKSSGGTLAGILKTLSEKSE